The Acinetobacter pittii genome contains a region encoding:
- a CDS encoding TetR family transcriptional regulator, whose product MAYLNRDQRREMILQAAMQVALAEGFTAMTVRRIATEAQTSTGQVHHHFSSASHLKAEAFLKLMEQLDEIEQTLQTTSQFQRLFILLGAENIDRLQPYLRLWNEAELLIEQDTEIQKAYNLAMQSWHQAIVQSIECGQKEGEFKNRSNSTDIAWRLIAFVCGLEGIYQLGLQGLAEEDFKRHTEAIIRLELL is encoded by the coding sequence ATGGCCTATCTTAATCGCGATCAACGCAGAGAAATGATTCTGCAAGCTGCCATGCAAGTTGCTTTGGCTGAAGGTTTTACTGCCATGACGGTACGTAGAATCGCAACAGAAGCACAAACCTCTACCGGACAAGTTCACCACCACTTTTCTTCGGCATCTCATTTAAAAGCTGAAGCTTTTTTAAAGCTGATGGAACAGCTCGATGAAATTGAACAAACTCTTCAAACAACCAGCCAATTTCAAAGACTGTTCATCTTATTAGGTGCAGAAAATATCGACAGACTTCAGCCCTACTTACGTTTATGGAATGAAGCTGAACTCTTAATTGAACAAGATACAGAAATACAAAAGGCTTATAACCTTGCCATGCAAAGTTGGCATCAAGCTATTGTGCAATCGATTGAATGCGGTCAAAAAGAAGGCGAATTTAAAAACAGATCAAATTCCACAGACATTGCATGGCGACTCATTGCCTTTGTTTGCGGCTTAGAAGGTATTTATCAACTTGGATTACAAGGTTTAGCTGAAGAAGACTTTAAGCGCCATACCGAAGCGATTATTCGCCTAGAATTATTATAA
- the amvA gene encoding multidrug efflux MFS transporter AmvA: MQKKWLILTIIVLIYLPVTIDATVMHVATPSLSAALNLTANQLLWVIDIYSLIMAGLILPMGALGDRIGFKKLLFIGTAIFGVGSLAAAFSPTAYALIASRAVLGLGAAMLIPATLSGIRNAFTEEKQRNFALGLWSTVGGGGAAFGPLVGGFVLEHFHWGAVFLINIPIILVVLVMIVMIIPKQQEKTDQPINLGQALILVVAILSLIYSIKSAMYNFSVLTVVMFVIGISTLIHFIRSQKRSTTPMIDLELFKHQVISTSIVMAVVSMIALVGFELLLSQELQFVHGFSPLQAAMFIIPFMIAISLGGPLAGICLNKWGLRLVSTVGILISGFSLWGLAQLNFSTDHFLAWTCMVFLGFSIEIALLASTAAIMSSVPPQKASAAGAIEGMAYELGAGLGIAIFGLMLSWFYSRSIILPAELPSNLIEKASISIGETMQLASNLESPLGGQLIAVAQQAFSYAHSWVLTISAICFFLLTVFVWFSFPKKVN, encoded by the coding sequence ATGCAAAAAAAATGGTTAATCCTGACAATTATCGTCCTTATTTATTTACCAGTTACGATTGATGCAACGGTGATGCATGTTGCAACACCATCTTTAAGTGCAGCATTGAATTTAACTGCCAATCAGCTTTTATGGGTTATTGATATTTATTCGCTGATTATGGCGGGTTTGATTTTGCCGATGGGTGCACTCGGTGATCGTATTGGCTTTAAAAAATTATTATTTATTGGAACTGCAATTTTTGGAGTCGGTTCCTTAGCTGCGGCTTTTTCTCCAACAGCTTACGCTTTAATTGCTTCTCGCGCAGTTTTAGGGCTAGGGGCAGCTATGCTTATTCCAGCCACTTTATCCGGCATTCGTAATGCCTTTACCGAAGAAAAGCAGAGAAATTTTGCACTGGGTCTTTGGTCTACAGTGGGTGGTGGTGGAGCAGCTTTTGGTCCATTAGTCGGTGGATTTGTACTAGAACATTTTCATTGGGGAGCTGTATTCCTTATCAATATCCCGATTATTTTAGTGGTTCTGGTTATGATTGTAATGATCATTCCTAAACAACAAGAGAAGACTGATCAGCCAATTAATTTAGGACAAGCTTTAATCTTGGTTGTAGCCATTTTAAGCCTGATCTATTCAATCAAATCGGCGATGTATAACTTCTCGGTACTTACAGTCGTGATGTTTGTAATTGGTATAAGTACTTTAATCCACTTCATTCGAAGCCAAAAAAGAAGTACGACGCCAATGATTGATCTGGAATTATTTAAACATCAAGTGATTTCTACCAGCATTGTCATGGCTGTTGTTTCCATGATTGCTTTGGTTGGTTTTGAATTACTTTTGTCTCAAGAATTGCAGTTTGTACATGGTTTTTCTCCATTACAGGCAGCCATGTTTATTATTCCATTCATGATTGCGATTAGTTTAGGTGGTCCATTAGCCGGAATTTGCTTGAATAAGTGGGGACTTAGACTTGTATCTACTGTTGGTATTTTAATAAGTGGATTTAGTCTATGGGGACTTGCCCAGCTCAACTTTTCAACCGACCACTTTTTAGCATGGACTTGTATGGTCTTTTTAGGCTTTAGCATTGAGATTGCCTTACTGGCTTCAACTGCTGCGATTATGTCATCCGTTCCACCACAAAAAGCAAGTGCAGCAGGTGCGATTGAAGGTATGGCCTATGAGCTGGGTGCTGGTTTAGGTATCGCTATTTTCGGGTTAATGTTGTCTTGGTTTTATAGCCGCTCAATTATTTTACCAGCAGAGCTTCCATCGAACTTAATTGAAAAAGCGAGTATCTCGATTGGTGAAACCATGCAATTAGCTTCTAACCTTGAAAGCCCTTTGGGAGGGCAATTGATTGCAGTTGCTCAGCAAGCTTTTAGCTATGCGCATAGTTGGGTGCTTACAATCTCCGCCATTTGTTTCTTCCTTTTAACTGTATTTGTCTGGTTTAGTTTTCCGAAGAAAGTAAATTAA
- the dnaX gene encoding DNA polymerase III subunit gamma/tau codes for MYQVLARKYRPRNFNELVGQNHVSRALSSALERGRLHHAYLFTGTRGVGKTTIARILAKCLNCETGVTSTPCEVCATCKAVNEGRFIDLIEIDAASRTKVEDTRELLDNVPYAPTQGRFKVYLIDEVHMLSTHSFNALLKTLEEPPEHVKFLFATTDPQKLPITVISRCLQFTLRPLAVDEITKHLGAILEKEQIAADQDAIWQIAESAQGSLRDALSLTDQAIAYGQGAVHHQDVKEMLGLIDRTIIYDLILAIHQNQREKVSQLLLQFRHQALDVSLVLDQLISTLHELAILQYLPDLSLKYSDEINRKIMQLSKLISAQDLQLYYQIACKGRSDLQLAVTQEQGFEMCVLRLLAFRPLAPNEILVSEPVQQNEQAVVNHQVQQQVQEITPVNTVQPVEVINQPAMVEPEPEPEPEPEPEPEPEPEPEPEPEPEPQSNQDLMVFDPNHHELIGLESASVQETISVLEEDFIPVQEQKLVQVQAETQTKNIEPEPAFTAESMGLFETPNAEFSLAQDTPNLASEPVIEQQTLVQAEVVETVTVVKEPSATDYGHLMPQDILKLSPQVLEGEWTLEKWEYWFRNSQLSPAVQELAQHGVMTGEIGGNTIFHIPQEYENMLTQLQQGLIDALNEQWPNTQFTVEYGALNTSTPYTIQSARKEKAFHRAAELLQQQPVIKSLIETFDGKLQNIQLKP; via the coding sequence ATGTATCAAGTACTTGCTAGAAAATACCGTCCACGTAATTTCAATGAGTTAGTGGGACAAAACCATGTTTCTCGTGCATTAAGTAGTGCATTGGAACGCGGTCGTCTTCACCATGCTTATTTATTTACAGGAACGCGTGGTGTAGGTAAAACTACAATTGCACGTATTTTAGCCAAGTGTTTGAACTGTGAAACAGGTGTGACTTCTACGCCATGTGAAGTTTGTGCCACTTGTAAGGCGGTAAATGAAGGCCGCTTTATTGACCTAATCGAAATCGATGCTGCTTCAAGAACAAAAGTAGAAGATACGCGTGAACTTTTAGACAACGTTCCTTATGCGCCAACGCAAGGTCGTTTTAAAGTTTACTTGATTGACGAAGTACATATGCTATCGACGCATTCTTTTAATGCGTTACTAAAAACACTAGAAGAACCACCAGAACACGTTAAATTTCTGTTTGCAACGACAGACCCACAAAAGCTACCGATTACGGTTATTTCACGGTGTTTGCAATTTACTCTAAGACCTTTAGCTGTCGATGAAATTACCAAGCATCTTGGCGCTATTCTTGAAAAAGAACAGATTGCTGCTGACCAAGATGCAATCTGGCAAATTGCTGAATCTGCACAAGGCTCTTTACGTGATGCATTATCTTTAACTGACCAAGCCATTGCTTATGGACAGGGTGCGGTACATCACCAAGATGTTAAAGAAATGCTTGGCTTGATTGACCGCACCATTATTTATGATTTGATTTTAGCGATTCATCAGAACCAACGTGAAAAAGTCAGTCAGCTTTTATTGCAATTTAGACATCAAGCGCTAGATGTTTCACTGGTGCTGGATCAGTTGATTTCGACATTGCATGAATTGGCAATTTTGCAATATCTGCCTGATTTGAGTTTGAAATATAGCGATGAAATCAATCGCAAAATCATGCAGCTGTCTAAGCTGATTTCTGCTCAAGATTTACAGCTTTATTACCAAATTGCATGTAAAGGTCGTTCAGACTTGCAACTTGCCGTAACGCAAGAGCAAGGTTTTGAAATGTGTGTTTTACGCTTATTGGCATTCCGTCCTTTAGCACCAAATGAAATTTTAGTATCAGAGCCTGTTCAACAAAATGAACAAGCAGTGGTGAATCACCAAGTCCAGCAACAAGTTCAAGAGATTACTCCAGTAAATACAGTTCAACCTGTTGAAGTTATTAACCAGCCCGCTATGGTTGAACCTGAACCTGAACCTGAACCTGAACCTGAACCTGAACCTGAACCTGAACCTGAACCTGAACCTGAACCTGAACCTGAACCTCAGTCTAATCAGGATTTAATGGTATTTGACCCAAATCATCATGAGTTGATTGGACTTGAGTCAGCTTCTGTTCAAGAAACAATTAGTGTTCTGGAAGAAGATTTCATTCCTGTACAAGAACAAAAGTTAGTACAAGTGCAGGCAGAAACACAAACTAAAAATATTGAACCTGAACCGGCTTTCACTGCTGAATCTATGGGTTTATTTGAAACGCCTAACGCTGAATTTTCGCTGGCCCAAGATACGCCTAATCTTGCTTCTGAACCTGTTATTGAGCAGCAAACATTGGTGCAGGCTGAAGTTGTTGAAACAGTTACCGTTGTAAAAGAGCCTAGTGCAACTGATTACGGCCATTTGATGCCTCAAGATATCTTGAAGCTTTCTCCTCAAGTTTTGGAAGGTGAGTGGACACTCGAAAAGTGGGAATATTGGTTTAGAAATAGTCAGCTTTCTCCAGCCGTCCAAGAACTTGCGCAGCATGGTGTGATGACTGGTGAAATTGGCGGCAATACTATTTTCCATATTCCTCAGGAATATGAAAATATGCTGACCCAATTACAACAAGGCCTTATTGATGCATTAAATGAGCAATGGCCGAATACTCAATTTACAGTTGAATATGGTGCTTTGAATACATCTACTCCCTATACCATTCAAAGTGCACGTAAAGAAAAAGCCTTTCATAGAGCAGCTGAGCTATTACAGCAACAGCCAGTGATTAAGAGTCTCATAGAGACTTTTGATGGCAAACTACAAAATATTCAATTAAAACCTTAA
- a CDS encoding phosphocholine-specific phospholipase C produces MITRRKFLNYSLNMGFGAAALAAFPSSIQKALAIPANNKTGTIQDVEHVIILMQENRSFDHYFGTLKGVRGFADRFTIPLPSGRRVWEQLRSNGQVLTPFHLDGTANNAQRADGTPHTWDDSQLAWDNGRMAHWPTHKTDISMGYFKEKEIPYQFALANAFTICDAYHCSMHTGTDANRSFHLTGTNGVTPTKRSFVNNEWDWIDGNPATADRGYTWKTYAERLEEAGVNWICYQNMPDEWGDNMLGAFRSFRKANIASGYPVSSGGEPNKPYADTGQKLPYKAYDAATDNAKNPLYKGIANTLPGNKPEEYLDAFKRDIREGKLPQVSWINAPSIYCEHPDPSSPVQGAWFIQEIIDALTAVPEVWSKTALLINFDENDGYFDHMPSPSAPSRLKNGQYAGKSTLSSVDMQDEYFDHAAPEGSHSQPTPDGRVYGPGPRVPLYVISPWSRGGWVNSQVFDHTSVLMFLEKRFGVKEPNISPYRRAVCGDLTSAFNFKTPNADVLPQLNGKQTRLQADELRENQEALPAVPVPTDTKLPIQQSGIRLSRALPYELHTSARCKADGKVQLIFSNTGTQAAVFHVYDKLNLDRIPKRYIVEPNKTLDDEWDALKDNLGRYDLWVLGPNGYHRHFKGDTQRIVDSGVKPEIRVCYDIANGDVYVELMNDGTKDAILTVKPCAYRQDAPLQLTVKAGQVVKQHWALADVGHWYDFEVTSQSDPYYYRRFAGRVETGEDSFSDPAMM; encoded by the coding sequence ATGATTACACGTCGTAAATTTTTAAATTACTCTTTAAATATGGGGTTTGGTGCTGCGGCATTGGCAGCGTTCCCATCTAGTATTCAAAAAGCTTTAGCAATTCCTGCAAATAATAAAACTGGAACCATTCAGGATGTCGAGCACGTTATTATTTTAATGCAGGAAAACCGATCTTTTGACCATTACTTCGGAACATTAAAAGGTGTTCGAGGGTTTGCTGATCGTTTTACGATTCCTTTGCCAAGTGGCCGGCGTGTTTGGGAGCAGCTTAGAAGTAATGGGCAAGTTCTAACGCCTTTTCACTTAGATGGTACAGCCAATAATGCACAGCGTGCAGATGGTACGCCTCACACATGGGATGACAGTCAGCTGGCTTGGGACAATGGGCGTATGGCGCACTGGCCAACCCACAAAACTGATATATCTATGGGTTATTTTAAAGAAAAAGAAATTCCATATCAGTTTGCGCTTGCGAATGCTTTTACGATTTGTGATGCCTACCATTGCTCTATGCATACTGGAACAGATGCAAACCGCTCTTTTCATTTAACGGGTACAAATGGGGTGACACCGACCAAGCGTTCATTTGTAAACAATGAGTGGGACTGGATTGATGGTAACCCAGCAACGGCAGACCGTGGTTATACATGGAAAACTTATGCCGAACGCTTAGAAGAAGCAGGGGTAAACTGGATTTGTTATCAAAATATGCCAGATGAGTGGGGTGATAACATGCTTGGTGCATTTCGTTCGTTTAGAAAGGCCAACATTGCATCTGGCTATCCTGTTTCAAGCGGTGGAGAGCCGAATAAACCGTATGCCGATACGGGTCAAAAACTACCGTATAAAGCCTATGATGCGGCTACTGATAATGCCAAAAATCCACTCTATAAAGGCATTGCAAATACGCTACCAGGTAATAAACCAGAAGAGTATCTCGACGCTTTTAAAAGAGACATTCGTGAAGGGAAGTTACCTCAAGTTTCTTGGATTAACGCGCCATCGATATACTGCGAACATCCAGACCCTTCAAGCCCGGTTCAAGGAGCTTGGTTTATTCAAGAAATTATTGATGCATTAACTGCTGTACCAGAGGTGTGGAGTAAAACGGCTCTGCTCATCAACTTTGATGAAAATGATGGTTACTTTGACCATATGCCATCGCCATCAGCACCATCTCGACTCAAAAACGGCCAGTACGCAGGTAAATCGACATTAAGCAGTGTTGATATGCAGGATGAATATTTTGATCATGCTGCACCTGAGGGGAGTCATTCACAGCCTACACCTGATGGACGAGTTTATGGCCCGGGTCCTCGTGTTCCGTTATATGTGATTTCCCCATGGAGCCGTGGTGGTTGGGTCAACTCACAAGTTTTTGATCATACTTCCGTGCTCATGTTTTTAGAAAAACGTTTTGGAGTAAAAGAGCCGAATATCAGTCCATACCGCCGTGCAGTGTGTGGTGATTTAACTAGTGCATTTAACTTTAAAACACCAAATGCAGATGTTTTACCGCAGCTGAATGGTAAACAAACACGTTTACAGGCTGATGAGTTAAGAGAAAATCAAGAAGCTTTACCAGCTGTGCCTGTACCCACGGATACAAAGTTACCGATTCAGCAAAGTGGTATACGTCTTTCACGTGCGTTACCTTACGAGTTGCATACCAGTGCACGCTGTAAAGCGGATGGCAAAGTGCAATTAATATTCTCTAATACAGGTACGCAAGCTGCGGTTTTTCATGTTTATGACAAACTCAACTTAGACCGTATTCCAAAGCGTTATATTGTCGAGCCGAATAAAACTTTAGATGATGAATGGGATGCTTTAAAAGATAACTTGGGTCGTTATGACCTATGGGTACTTGGTCCAAATGGCTATCATCGTCATTTCAAAGGGGATACTCAACGTATTGTTGATAGTGGCGTTAAACCTGAAATTCGAGTGTGCTATGACATTGCCAATGGTGATGTTTATGTCGAACTTATGAATGATGGTACTAAGGATGCGATCTTGACGGTAAAACCGTGTGCATATCGACAAGATGCGCCGTTACAACTTACCGTAAAAGCGGGACAGGTTGTTAAGCAGCATTGGGCTTTAGCTGATGTAGGGCATTGGTATGATTTTGAAGTTACGAGCCAGAGTGATCCGTATTATTACCGACGTTTTGCGGGCCGAGTTGAAACGGGTGAAGACTCTTTTAGTGATCCTGCAATGATGTAA
- a CDS encoding acyl-CoA thioesterase translates to MTKPVLKTRDQFKFFLDIQTRWADNDIYGHVNNVTYYSYFDTAANVLLIQKTGFDIHEAKSIGLVVDSACSFLQELSFPEIIQVGVAIGKIGTTSLRYELAIFKQGQDQASAQGHFVHVFVDRETRKTVPISESVREALKTYLL, encoded by the coding sequence ATGACTAAACCCGTTTTAAAAACCCGCGATCAATTTAAATTCTTTTTAGATATTCAAACTCGCTGGGCGGATAACGATATTTACGGTCATGTAAATAATGTGACCTACTATAGCTATTTTGATACAGCAGCCAATGTTTTACTGATTCAAAAAACAGGTTTTGATATTCATGAAGCAAAATCAATCGGGTTAGTGGTTGATTCAGCATGTAGCTTTTTACAAGAGTTGTCATTTCCTGAAATTATTCAAGTAGGTGTTGCGATTGGTAAAATCGGTACGACTTCACTACGTTATGAATTGGCGATCTTTAAACAAGGTCAAGACCAAGCCTCAGCTCAAGGACATTTTGTACATGTATTTGTTGATCGCGAAACGCGTAAGACTGTGCCAATTTCTGAGTCAGTTCGTGAAGCTTTAAAAACTTATTTATTATAA
- the gbsB gene encoding iron-containing alcohol dehydrogenase: MSHFQFQTVPNIISGLGSIQELQNVLSSKAYRKLLLVTDAGMIKNQLHRPILQILDTLNIEYVIYADVQADPPEQVVLHAANYAKQQNVDVIIGFGGGSSLDVAKVIALLAHPNQTQHLQEMYGLNQVTTTRLPLILIPTTAGTGSEVTPISIVTTGETTKMGIVSPVLYADTAILDATFTQNLPAHITAATGIDAMVHAIEAYTSKHKKNIYTDILAKHALKLLNHNLPKVLKNGNDLEARQNMLFGSMLAGQAFANSPVAAVHALAYPLGGHFHLSHGHTNALVLVEVLKFNAPHAKQYYAELMQWLDPYSNGSTDGLCDLFIDHMQNHLDRSGLTLKLRDLGIDESSLPRLAQDAMLQTRLLQNNPRDMTEAAALAIYQAIH, encoded by the coding sequence ATGAGCCATTTTCAATTTCAAACCGTTCCAAATATCATCTCTGGCTTAGGCTCTATACAAGAATTACAAAATGTTTTGTCGTCAAAAGCTTACCGTAAGTTATTGCTAGTCACCGATGCAGGCATGATTAAAAATCAATTACACCGTCCCATCCTTCAAATTTTAGATACGCTCAATATTGAATATGTCATCTATGCTGATGTGCAAGCTGATCCGCCTGAACAAGTAGTACTACATGCAGCCAATTATGCAAAACAGCAAAATGTCGATGTCATTATTGGTTTTGGTGGTGGTAGCTCTTTGGACGTTGCAAAAGTTATTGCTTTACTCGCACACCCCAACCAAACTCAACATTTGCAAGAGATGTATGGTTTAAACCAGGTCACTACAACTCGCCTTCCGCTTATTTTAATTCCCACTACGGCTGGTACTGGCTCAGAAGTAACGCCAATCTCAATTGTGACTACTGGTGAAACAACAAAAATGGGTATTGTCTCTCCAGTACTGTATGCCGACACAGCAATTCTTGATGCAACCTTTACTCAAAACCTTCCAGCCCATATTACTGCTGCGACAGGTATTGATGCGATGGTGCATGCCATTGAGGCATACACCTCTAAACATAAGAAAAATATTTATACCGATATTTTAGCCAAACATGCACTCAAGCTACTAAATCATAACTTACCGAAAGTTCTTAAGAACGGCAATGATTTGGAAGCAAGGCAAAATATGCTGTTCGGCTCAATGCTTGCAGGTCAGGCATTTGCAAACTCGCCCGTTGCTGCGGTACATGCTTTAGCTTATCCACTGGGTGGACATTTTCATCTTTCGCATGGTCACACCAATGCCTTAGTATTGGTTGAAGTATTAAAATTTAATGCACCACATGCTAAACAATATTATGCAGAGCTTATGCAATGGTTAGATCCATATAGTAATGGCAGCACCGATGGTCTATGTGATCTGTTTATTGACCATATGCAGAACCATTTAGACCGTAGTGGTTTGACTTTAAAACTTAGAGATCTGGGTATTGATGAGTCTAGCTTACCTAGACTTGCTCAAGATGCCATGTTGCAAACCCGCTTACTACAAAATAACCCACGTGACATGACAGAAGCCGCTGCTTTGGCAATTTATCAGGCGATTCATTGA
- a CDS encoding YcgJ family protein — protein sequence MGCTCLMLSSAAIAKTSSSVYSPTKGVICDKYICADKKGVSKKLTAKYLGTYKANKAFSQGDFDTSAFTLSNGVFCDTKTKLCHVDRYFENGHLSKIDRTMTDKLFKNK from the coding sequence ATGGGATGTACGTGTTTGATGCTTAGCTCGGCAGCAATCGCGAAAACCAGCTCTAGTGTATATTCGCCTACAAAAGGTGTAATTTGTGATAAATATATTTGTGCTGACAAAAAAGGTGTATCTAAAAAACTTACAGCTAAATACTTAGGCACTTATAAAGCGAATAAAGCCTTCTCTCAAGGTGATTTTGATACTTCAGCGTTTACGCTCTCAAATGGTGTGTTCTGTGATACTAAAACGAAACTATGCCATGTCGATCGATACTTTGAGAATGGGCATCTCAGTAAAATTGATAGAACTATGACAGATAAACTTTTCAAAAATAAATGA
- a CDS encoding low molecular weight protein-tyrosine-phosphatase, translating into METQYKVLCVCLGNICRSPTAEVVFRHYCDAHQLSVIVDSAGTSNYHPNKAPDQRSQLHAKKRGYDLSSLRARQLSTQDFLEFDLILAMDHQNFEDIHVVLQRAVSQFGAHQIRAKVALMSEHDPEYPQQALPDPYYGGADGFERVLNQCESSSLAWVNILKNN; encoded by the coding sequence ATGGAAACACAATATAAGGTGTTATGTGTCTGTTTAGGAAATATTTGCCGTTCTCCCACGGCTGAGGTGGTTTTCAGACATTATTGTGATGCTCATCAACTCAGTGTTATTGTCGATTCAGCTGGAACCAGTAATTATCATCCAAATAAAGCGCCTGATCAGCGCAGTCAGTTGCATGCTAAAAAAAGAGGCTATGACTTATCGTCTTTACGAGCAAGACAGCTTTCAACTCAAGACTTTTTAGAGTTTGATTTGATTTTAGCAATGGATCATCAAAATTTTGAAGATATTCATGTAGTACTGCAAAGAGCAGTCTCACAATTTGGCGCTCATCAAATTCGTGCAAAAGTAGCTTTAATGAGTGAGCATGATCCTGAATATCCACAACAAGCGTTGCCAGATCCTTATTATGGCGGTGCGGATGGCTTTGAGCGTGTACTCAATCAATGTGAGTCTAGTAGTTTGGCGTGGGTTAATATTTTAAAAAACAATTGA
- the murB gene encoding UDP-N-acetylmuramate dehydrogenase, producing the protein MQIQNQVQLKPFNTLSLDATVSHYTKVANIHDIEEALDFAEQHQLNVLVLSGGSNMLLPQQINALVIHLDIQGIEVLSNEHDFVRVKVGAGQVWHDFVLYSTEQNWFGLQNLALIPGLVGASPVQNIGAYGVEVGEFIESVQVYDRKLKQTQTILAADCHFAYRHSIFKDDPNRYIITHVTFKLLKQPHLKLNYGDLKQAVGDNQTAENLQNQVIHIRQSKLPDPKEYPNVGSFFKNPIVSPQEFERLVAQFSTIPHYPQANGNVKIAAGWLIDQAGWKGKQLDMVGMFHKQALVLVNYANASLTDVKKTYQAVQHDVDQRFHIMLEPEPVLYNSLGLIENHTE; encoded by the coding sequence ATGCAAATTCAGAATCAAGTACAGCTTAAGCCATTCAATACCTTAAGTTTAGATGCAACTGTTTCTCACTATACTAAAGTTGCCAACATTCACGATATTGAAGAAGCTTTAGATTTTGCAGAGCAGCATCAGTTAAATGTACTTGTATTATCGGGCGGTAGTAATATGTTGCTGCCGCAGCAGATCAATGCTTTAGTAATTCATCTTGATATTCAGGGAATTGAAGTTTTATCAAACGAGCATGATTTTGTTCGGGTTAAAGTTGGTGCAGGCCAAGTCTGGCATGATTTTGTTTTATACAGCACTGAACAGAACTGGTTTGGTTTGCAAAATTTAGCCCTTATTCCGGGCTTAGTCGGCGCTTCACCCGTACAAAATATTGGGGCTTATGGGGTAGAGGTGGGCGAGTTTATTGAGTCAGTACAAGTGTATGACCGTAAATTAAAGCAAACTCAAACAATTTTAGCGGCTGACTGCCATTTCGCCTACCGCCATAGTATTTTTAAAGATGATCCAAACCGCTACATTATTACGCATGTCACTTTTAAATTACTTAAACAGCCACATTTAAAACTTAACTATGGCGATTTGAAACAAGCAGTTGGAGATAATCAGACTGCTGAAAATTTACAAAATCAGGTCATCCATATTCGTCAAAGTAAACTTCCTGATCCAAAAGAATATCCAAATGTAGGTAGTTTCTTTAAAAATCCGATTGTTAGCCCTCAAGAGTTTGAGCGCTTAGTCGCACAATTCTCAACAATTCCTCATTATCCTCAAGCGAATGGAAACGTTAAAATTGCTGCAGGATGGTTAATTGATCAGGCGGGTTGGAAAGGGAAACAACTCGATATGGTGGGGATGTTCCATAAGCAGGCATTAGTTTTGGTGAATTATGCCAATGCATCTCTTACTGATGTAAAGAAAACTTATCAGGCTGTACAACATGATGTTGATCAGCGTTTCCATATTATGTTAGAACCAGAGCCTGTTCTTTATAACAGTTTAGGTTTAATTGAAAATCATACGGAATAG